In Desulfatirhabdium butyrativorans DSM 18734, the following proteins share a genomic window:
- a CDS encoding 4Fe-4S dicluster domain-containing protein yields MGRAYMGIPREKIPWRPEVDMEKCVGCGQCLETCPNGVYLLDTEIGKIVVAVPENCVVLCNKCASFCTQEAISFPDIQETKRLLAMLLREKS; encoded by the coding sequence ATGGGCAGAGCATATATGGGAATCCCCAGGGAAAAAATCCCCTGGCGTCCGGAAGTGGATATGGAAAAGTGCGTCGGCTGCGGCCAGTGTCTGGAGACGTGCCCCAATGGCGTTTATCTTTTGGATACAGAAATAGGCAAGATAGTGGTCGCTGTACCGGAAAACTGCGTTGTTTTGTGTAATAAATGCGCATCATTCTGCACTCAGGAGGCAATCTCTTTTCCTGACATTCAAGAAACCAAGCGACTGCTTGCAATGCTTCTTCGGGAAAAGAGCTAA